ACACCTTTCTGCTGGCTTAGCAAGCTGGGCCGGGCATGTCTGAGTGGCCACTGTGTGAATAAGACAACTGTGTGGGCCgggggctgtggctcatgcctgtaattccagcactttgggaggcccaggcatgtggatcacctgaggtcaggagttcaagaccagcttggtcaacatggtgaaaccctgtctctactaaatatacaaaaattagctgggcgtggtagcaggtgcctgtaatctcagctactcgggaggctgaggcaggagaatagcctgaaccctggagggggaggttgcagtgagccaaaatcccactgttgacctccagcctgggtgacagcgaaactccaaaaaaaaaaaaaaaaaaaaagacaactgtgTGCAGTCCATAGTCGGGGATTGAGGtaggggaagagaaggaagactaTGAAGGGGAAGAATAAGCTCCACAGGGGcgcaggagaggggaggggagggaatagGGGGACGATGCCACAGGAAGGTCGCAGATGGCCAGAACGCCGAAGCTCCATCTAGTCTCTGCCTTAAGCCCCTTGACAAAAATCAAATGGCACTGGAGGGACATTTCCCTGGTTTGTTCATTCATCTCAGCATTGACAGAGCCCGCCTGCACTCTGTTGGATGAGAGACCCCCCAGCTTTGAGGAAGGCACAGCCCTGCCCACTTGGAGCACACTGTCAGTGCCAGGACAGACGAGCACACACATGTGAACACCCAAGTGTGCCCTGCCGCAGCCAGCTGCTGCAGAGGAGGGGGTGTCCATCTcagtatgaattttaaataaaaagctagtagtctccaggctgggtgcggtcgctcatgcctgtaatcccagcattttgggaggccgaagcaggtggatcatgaggtcaagagattgagaccatcctggccaagatggtgaaaccccatctctactaaaaatacaaaatttagctggatgcggtggcgtgtgcctgtagtcccagctacttgggaagctgaggcaggagaatcgcttgaacccagaaggcgaaggttgcagtgagccaaggttgtgccactgcactccagcctaggggacagaacAGGATGccatctagagaaaaaaaaaaaaaaaaaactggtagtcTCCAATAAAACAAAGACAGGAGtgtggagagaaagaggagagaaaggttGGCTCAGACAGAGGTGTCTCATTGAACAAAGTCCCAGGGTCCCCAGCCACCTTCCTGCTTCCTCGAGGGCAGTTTGGGGTGGCAGGAACTTGGGTGGGCCAAGGAGACTAGTGTAGTAGCCAGAGCTGGGGAGAGGCCAGAAAAGGCTGCGCCACCAGGACCGGGAGGCAGGTGAGGAGTCTAAGCTTTACTCAGTGGCCAGCGGGGAGTGATTGGGGTATCTCTAAGCTGAAAAGAAGACTCAGTTTCCAGCAATCGCTCCTGCTGGAGTGTGGAGCATGGAGGCATGGAGGCCAGCGAGGAGGCTGTGGCCACGTGCCCATAGTGAGGACCAGGAAGGACGTTAGAGCCAATGCGGTGCCCACGGGAAACACTCATGAAGGgggtgagggagagagaagaggcccAGATGACTCCCAGCTCAGGTTTCCAGGTCTTCCAGGATAAAGGGTAAGGAAGGAGCAGATCTGGGAGAATGATGGCAGGTCTTCTGCATGGGTGGATTGAAGGAGGTGATGTCCGGCTCACAGTTGGCAATGGGAATCTGAGGCTGGGAGGGGCCTCGGTGGAGATTCGAGTTTGAATGTCATCAGAACATACGGGCGATGGTAACCATGGGCACGTCCAGGATGACCCATGGGGACGGtgaagaggaaaagggaagacCACCTACACCAGAATCCAGGGGGCGAGTCAGCGTGTAAGGACTGAGCAGAGCAAGAGGAGGCTGCGAATCAGGCTGGGGCGGCCAGAGGGGCAGGGAGAGCGGGAGGGGGGCGTGCGGAGAGAAGGCGGCCAGATCAGTGCCGGGGAGCTGGTCCCAGGAGTGGGTAGGAGTGGCAGGACCTAGGGGTGGGCTAGGGAGGACACTAGGAGTGGAGGCCTCAGGCCAAAAGGGAGCCATCAGCCTGAGAGGAAACGCTCTCTGCAGGAAGCAGGGAGGCAGCAGGCTGGGGCTAGGCCTCCTTCTCCCCAGATCTCCCCTCACTCGCCCCTTTGCAGCCTGCCCACCAGGACCTGGAGGCAGGCAAGGAGTCTAGGCTTTCCTCAGTGGCCAGTGAGGAGCGACTGGGGGGTCTCTAAGCTGAGAAGATGACTCGGTTTCCAGCAATCGCCCCTGCTGGAGTGTGGCGCATGGAGGCATGGAGGCCAGCGAGGAGGCTGCGGCCATGTGCCCATAGTGAGGACCAGGAAGGTGCCCACGGGAAGCACTTGTGAagcaggggagggagaaagaggaggccAACGTGACTCCTGGCTCCCGGCTCAGATTTCCAGGTTCTTCAGGATAAAAGGCAAGGAGGCTTTGCAGAGAGAAGGGGGCCAGGTCAGTGCCACGGCCAGCCAGGGAGCTGGTCCCAGGACTGGTTGGGAGTGGCAGGCTTTGCCTCTTTGCCCTTTATCCTAGAGAACCTGGAAACCTGAAGTCTCTGTACCTTCCGCCCACGTTTCCCCTCACTTGACTCTGCTATCATCGTGTTGCTGCCTTTCTGACCGAACATCCTCATCTGCTAGGCTGTGGAACTGGCTCCCATGCCCGTGCGCCGTCTCCGCGGTGTTCCGTCTGTCCGTGTCTGTGGGACGTGGTCTGTGAGCTGCCCGGGTCCTCTGTGTTTGCAGTTGTTGTGCCTGTGTGCTCAGATGGCCCCTGGGGCTGCATCTGTCCTTCCTCGATAGGAAGCTCCCCAGGCCTGTCCTCGTCTGGATTTGCTGCTCCGCCCAGCTGTGTCCCTCTCACCTCCCAAACCAGGGCCGCAGCAGGGGCCACCACAGAAACCAGACCAGAATCAAAACTACGTTTGCAGAAAGGCAGGAAACTTTAttgaattatcttttcttttgggtagagaAGTTGAGAATCCCAAGCGTAGCCAGGTCAGGGAGGAGGGAGATCCAGCGAGAAGAGAAGAGATGGGAGGCCCATTCTCAAGAACTAGGGAAGAGTCAGGACCGGGGTCCTGAGGACAGAGGGACTGAACCTGGGGTCCAGCacaccctcctctctccttcGGGGAACTGTCAgctctctcctcctccaggtGCTGAAGACAGAGGGAGGCGATGCCAGGCAGATTTAAGGCCTACGGACATCAGAAGTGCGGCGACCGGAGGTGGTGGTGACAGAGGCACTGGCAGTGGTGGTAACAGAGGTGCTACGGGGGCTGACGTTTCCTGGGAAACAGGAGACAGGACATGCTCAGGCTGGAGATGACCCACCTGCGGCCGGGGCAGGGCCCCCCAGGTGGGCTCACAAACTCCTCATTAGACAGGTGGTGCATGGGTAGGATTCTTTATTGACCCCAAAGGTGGCTCTTGCCAAGACAGCCCAACAGCTCTATGGGGCAGAGCCAtcaattttgaaaggaaaattgaTGAGGAAATGACCACTTCCATCCCAGCTCTCCTGCTCCCTACACTGGAGATCCCAGCAccggctccctccctcccagccagCTCCCACCCACAGCTGGTGGTAAACAGGAGCCTAATTGCACCTCACCCGTCCCAGTCCGTGGAGCTGTTCCCTTACCTGCTGAGGGGAAGCCAATCATcctggaagagaggagaggggccGCCATGAGCAGAGGGTAACCGAGGGCAGGTGCTTACCTGTTCCTCTGGGGGAGTGCCTTGGGTTATTATCTGGAGCCCCTGGGCTGGACTCTAGTGCCTCCAAGCTGCGCCCCAACTCaaggggcagcagcagcagatgcCTGCCAGgactgtctgtctgcctgtcctgtctgtgtatgtgtctgtctgAGAGGGCTCAAGGGGAGATATTATTGGCCCCAAGATCAGGATGCTTGTCCCTCCTCTGGATTATCCAAACCCCCAACCCTCCACCGGAGCCCTGAGACCACAAGGGTGGCTTGATCTCTCTGCAAGGGGTCTAAAGGCAGTTGAAGCACCATAGTAATGCTTTGTTCAGGTGAGCTGAATCCAAGCTCCTATTTTTTCAATATCAGATGTTCCCTCCATGGTCCCTATTCCCTCCAGTCTAACTCAGAGGCCCGAATTAGAAAGCACCAAGGAAATGTCCCCATAAACTCAAACAGGGAGGGGTCTCCTCCTGACATGAGGACACTGATCTCTAAGACCCTGCCTGCTCTGACACCCACGGGTCCTGTGGTCACTATCCTAAGAAAGCGGCTggagaggccgggcatggtggcttacacctgtcatcccagcactttgggaggccaaggtgggcggatcacaaggtcaggagtttgagaccagcctggccaacatgaaaccctgtctctactagaaatacaaaaatattagctggatatggtggcatgtgcctatagtcccagctactggggaggctgaggcaggagaatcacttgaacccaggaggcagaggttgcagtgagccgagattgcccgaCTGCTCTCCAGCCCgagtagcagagtgagactccgtctcaaagaaaaaaaaataaagagcctGGAGAGGACCTACTTGGCGTCCTGGCCCTCGAGCAGGCTGCGGTAGGTGGCGATCTCCTGCTCCAGCCGCGTCTTGATGTCCAGCAGCATCTTGTACTCCTGGTTCTGGCACTCCATCTCACTGCGGAGCTGGCTCAGCTGCGCCTCGATGCTGCTGATGAGCCCCTGGATCTGCTGCAGCTGCAGGGCGTAGCGGCACTCCGTCTCCGCCACCGAGTTCTCCAGCCCGGCTTTCTGGTGGAGCAACAGAGAAGATGTTACGTGGGGAGCCAGGCCCGGGGGATATCTAGAGGTGGTGGCCACCAGGCAGGAGGTGGCAGGCGTACCATGctcagctgggactgcagctcgATCTCCAGGCCCTGGAGCGTGCGCCTGAGCTCCGTGATCTCCGTCTTGCTGGTCTGAATCATGGCAGTGTTGGTAGACACCTCCTTGGTAAGCTCTGCACTCTGAAATGCAAGCAGGAAGAAGGTAATGGGGAAGTTCAGCTCAAACAGCCTGACCAAGGGGCTGTATCCGCCCAGCTCCCCTGGCCATGTGGGGTGAGAGGGCCAGGTACCTTGGCGTGGAACCATTCCTCAGCGTCCCGGCGGTTCTTCTCTGCCATGGCCTCGTACTGCTCCCTCATCTCTGCCAGCACACGGGTCAGGTCAATGCCTGGGGTGGCGTCCATCTCCACGTTGACCTGGCCGACCACCTGGTTGCTGAATTCCTTCATCTCCTGTGGGGATGGGAAAGGAAGATGTGTGAGGCTCCTCATCCTCCCTATCCTTGGCTCTGAGTGCTGGCAGAGTGGTCTGGGAAGGGTTCCCAGGGCCCACAGTGGAGGGCTGTGCCCGGCTGCAGGGGAGGGTTCCTCCTTCTCACTGGAGTGGTTCAGCCCAGGGCAGCCAGCAGTCCCCGCTCACCTCCTCGTGGTTCTTCTTCATGTAGGCCAGCTCCTCATTCAGGCTCTCGATCTGCATCTCCAGGTCAGTCTTAGACAGGCTGAGCTCATCCAGCACCCGGCGCAGGCCATTGATGTCGGCCTCCACACTCTGGCGCAGGGCCAGCTCGTTCTCATACctgaaatagtaaaaaaaataaaatgtttttctggaAAAGCAAGACATAAATGATATTAAACTATCCCCCTACCCCTGCACTGGACTCTGATACTTCTCCTAGACCTTCACTCCTGGGACGCTCCAATGTCATTAGCCAGATGAGCATTtgtctaaaccaggcgtccccacactacggcccccgcaggccgcatgcagccccctgaggtcatttatccggccccccgccgcacttcaggaaggggcacctctttcatcggtggtcattgagaggagcacagtatgtggcagccctccaacggtctgagggacagtgaactggcgccctgtgtaaaaagtctggggatgcctggtctaaacTAAGAGGCTgctgagaaaggagagggagggaagaaactcACTTGAGCCTGAAGTCGTCCGCAGCCAGCCTGGCGTTGTCAATCTCCAGGATGACCCGGTTGTTTTCAATGGTGGCAGTCAGGATCtacaaaatgcaaaagaaggTAACCTGTAGGGCATGTGTGTCCAGTctgttggcttccctgggccacactgaagaagaattgtcttgggccacacataaaatatgctaacactaacaatagctgatgggctaaaaaaaattttttttaatttaaaaaaatttcaagactcataatgttttcagaaagatTACACATTTGTGTTGGGCCTCAATCAAAGCCGTtctgggccgcatgcagcccaggttggacaagcttgctctagGGAGGTCCACGTGCTTGAGGAGGCGGCTGGGAAAACATGGGCAGGACCTGGTTCCCAGGGGGCTCCGCCTCTAACTTGAGCTGGGACAAGGCATTTCCCTCTGGGCCTCCATTGCTCTTCTGTAAAGTGAGGGGTGAGGCTGCATTCCCTCCAATTGCTCCTATTGCTTGAACATTCGATGTCTGAGCACCCTGGGAAAGACGCAGGGGGTGCATTTCTGAGGAATGACCTGCTGAGAACATCTTTGGTTCGTCCTGTCTCCGCAGCCTGGGACTAGCACCTTCCCCAGGCCACTGTCTTGAGAGCCCTCCCCTGAAAGTCAGGAGGGACTCAGATTGGTGCTGCATGTCTCCCAATCACGTTGCAGGAGCTGACCTCCCAGCTGAGTGGAGGGGAAATCCGACGAATATTCCCTTCCATTTGAATTTCTTGTCTAAACATTTATATTCCAAAGCACTGAAAGCCTAGT
This is a stretch of genomic DNA from Saimiri boliviensis isolate mSaiBol1 chromosome 17, mSaiBol1.pri, whole genome shotgun sequence. It encodes these proteins:
- the KRT13 gene encoding keratin, type I cytoskeletal 13 — translated: MSLRLQSSSASYGGGFGGGSCQLGGGRGVSTCSTRFVSGGSVGGYGGGISCGFGGGAGSAFGGGYGGGLGGGFGGGFAGGFGDFCAGDGGLLTGNEKITMQNLNDRLASYLEKVRALEEANTDLEVKIRDWHLKQSPSSPERDYSAYYKTIEELREKILTATIENNRVILEIDNARLAADDFRLKYENELALRQSVEADINGLRRVLDELSLSKTDLEMQIESLNEELAYMKKNHEEEMKEFSNQVVGQVNVEMDATPGIDLTRVLAEMREQYEAMAEKNRRDAEEWFHAKSAELTKEVSTNTAMIQTSKTEITELRRTLQGLEIELQSQLSMKAGLENSVAETECRYALQLQQIQGLISSIEAQLSQLRSEMECQNQEYKMLLDIKTRLEQEIATYRSLLEGQDAKMIGFPSAGNVSPRSTSVTTTASASVTTTSGRRTSDVRRP